In the genome of Solibacillus silvestris, one region contains:
- a CDS encoding aryldialkylphosphatase codes for MKVNSVLGELHIDDLGYTLVHEHMRTRSEAVAVQFPHLYDEQEEFELAKKQVLGAKAYGVKTIFDPTVMGLDRDVKLMEKISKETGVQIIAATGVYTFDTLPTRFAVNDIDFLAEQFVRDIEVGIQNTPIKAGFLKCATDVQGITPGVEKVIRAVARAHLQTGKPIMTHSHPATETGLRQIEIFEQEGVDLSKVLIGHCGDTDNIDYIQRVLDYGVFIGMDRYGISRVLSTQKRNETVLQLLDKGYENRIFLSQDYCCTTDMYKPNDLKKHVHPDWSMTYLLETVIPMLKEHGVTDKQLETIMVNNVKRWFKAI; via the coding sequence TTGAAGGTCAATTCGGTTTTGGGAGAGCTTCATATTGATGACCTTGGCTACACATTAGTACATGAGCATATGCGGACAAGGTCAGAAGCGGTGGCTGTACAATTTCCACACCTGTATGATGAGCAGGAGGAATTTGAATTAGCGAAAAAACAAGTGCTTGGAGCGAAAGCTTACGGCGTAAAAACAATTTTCGATCCGACCGTTATGGGGCTTGACCGGGATGTAAAGCTAATGGAGAAAATCTCAAAAGAAACAGGTGTTCAAATTATTGCTGCAACTGGAGTTTATACATTTGATACTCTGCCTACACGGTTTGCTGTGAATGATATTGATTTTCTGGCTGAGCAATTTGTGAGAGATATTGAAGTAGGCATTCAAAATACTCCGATCAAAGCGGGTTTCCTGAAATGTGCAACGGATGTACAAGGGATTACGCCTGGTGTAGAAAAGGTTATTCGAGCAGTAGCAAGAGCACATCTGCAAACAGGAAAGCCCATTATGACGCATTCGCATCCGGCAACGGAAACGGGATTGAGACAAATTGAAATCTTTGAACAAGAAGGCGTCGATTTATCAAAAGTACTCATCGGACATTGTGGCGATACGGATAATATTGACTATATTCAAAGAGTACTAGATTATGGCGTGTTTATCGGGATGGACCGCTATGGTATTTCAAGAGTGCTTTCAACACAAAAGAGGAATGAAACAGTACTCCAGCTGTTGGATAAAGGGTATGAAAATCGCATTTTCCTGTCACAGGATTATTGCTGTACAACGGATATGTACAAACCGAATGATTTGAAAAAGCATGTTCATCCAGACTGGTCCATGACCTATTTACTCGAAACAGTGATCCCGATGCTAAAAGAGCATGGGGTAACAGATAAACAGCTCGAGACAATTATGGTGAACAATGTAAAAAGATGGTTCAAAGCTATTTAA
- a CDS encoding Neu5Ac permease, which produces MSPETVGVLVIISVFILMFMRVPIVLSMAMPAFFAIMYLKNEKVLFTAIESIAWDRSYNYTLSTIPLFVLMGQFLFQAGFTDELFATFRKFFGRIRGGLGLATIAASAVFASSSGSSLATTSTIGLAAAKEMEKANYSKVLSGGSIVAGGTLGILIPPSTMFIIYGVITEQSIGKLLIAGIIPGILLTLLFGLTILIMTKIRPEMGGDKLDEPVPLREKLLALKVNIWIILLFIVVMGGIYAGYFTATEAAGIGAFGSFVIALLRRKLTLAKFSEAIFGTLKTTGFIFAIVIGAFLLNYVLTITRVPNLLADFLFSADLSPFAFFLLMILMYLILGAIMDTLAMIVVTIPILLPTLIAYDFNLIWFGVIIVLLVEVALISPPVGMNCFVLRGVVKELDLGSIFKGAIIFMIPIVTLIFVLYAFPEIATFLPDLVKG; this is translated from the coding sequence ATGAGTCCGGAAACTGTTGGTGTATTGGTTATCATTTCAGTATTTATATTAATGTTTATGCGTGTTCCAATTGTATTGTCGATGGCTATGCCCGCCTTTTTTGCCATTATGTATTTGAAAAATGAAAAGGTATTGTTCACAGCTATTGAAAGTATTGCATGGGATCGCAGTTACAACTATACATTAAGTACTATTCCGCTATTTGTATTAATGGGACAATTTTTATTCCAAGCAGGATTTACGGATGAATTATTTGCGACGTTCCGCAAATTTTTCGGACGTATTAGAGGCGGATTAGGTTTAGCAACAATTGCTGCTTCAGCTGTTTTCGCTTCTTCTTCTGGATCTAGTTTAGCGACAACGAGTACGATTGGACTAGCTGCCGCAAAAGAGATGGAGAAGGCTAATTATTCAAAAGTATTGTCGGGTGGTTCCATCGTTGCCGGGGGGACGCTCGGGATTCTAATACCACCAAGTACGATGTTCATTATTTATGGTGTTATTACAGAGCAGTCCATCGGAAAACTTTTAATTGCCGGGATTATTCCGGGAATTTTACTGACATTATTATTTGGGTTAACAATTCTTATTATGACAAAAATCAGACCGGAAATGGGTGGAGATAAGTTAGACGAACCTGTTCCACTTAGAGAAAAATTACTCGCGTTAAAAGTAAATATATGGATTATTTTATTATTCATCGTAGTTATGGGTGGGATTTATGCGGGGTACTTCACTGCAACGGAAGCGGCAGGTATTGGGGCTTTCGGTTCCTTTGTTATTGCTCTGCTACGTAGAAAACTGACGCTTGCAAAATTTTCGGAGGCAATTTTCGGTACGTTGAAAACGACTGGCTTCATATTTGCAATCGTTATCGGTGCCTTCCTGTTAAACTATGTATTGACGATTACACGAGTTCCAAACTTATTGGCTGATTTCTTATTCTCAGCTGATTTATCACCATTTGCATTCTTCTTACTCATGATTTTAATGTATCTGATTCTTGGTGCAATTATGGATACATTAGCGATGATTGTCGTAACAATTCCAATACTTTTACCGACATTAATCGCCTATGATTTTAATCTAATCTGGTTTGGGGTTATTATTGTATTACTTGTAGAAGTAGCATTGATTTCACCACCTGTTGGCATGAACTGTTTTGTACTGAGAGGTGTTGTGAAGGAACTGGATTTAGGAAGCATATTTAAAGGAGCTATTATTTTCATGATTCCGATTGTTACGTTAATTTTCGTTCTTTATGCATTCCCGGAAATTGCTACATTTTTACCTGATTTAGTGAAAGGATAG
- a CDS encoding electron transfer flavoprotein subunit alpha, with translation MSKIIAVAELRDNGLRNVSFETISLAKQWDDESEVVAVVLGTADSKHGQAMIHAGADRAILVSNEQLHTPTAENFTQALMQVINEEQPTGIVFGHTSIGKDVAPRIAGRLNAALLSDVVSIEGQKQDAVFTRPIYAGKAFEKTQGKTETVLVTVRPNNIEVLQTDSSRQGDITVKEVELVDLKTVVKEVVRKVSSGIDLSEAKVIVSGGRGIKSADTFEMLRELAELLGGTVGASRGACDAGYCDYALQIGQTGKVVTPDLYIACGISGAIQHVAGMSNSKIIVAINKDPEANIFSIADYGIVGDLFEVIPLLIEELKQSLKAV, from the coding sequence ATGAGTAAAATTATAGCGGTTGCAGAATTAAGAGATAATGGATTGCGTAACGTGTCTTTTGAAACAATTAGTCTTGCAAAGCAGTGGGATGATGAAAGTGAAGTTGTGGCGGTTGTACTTGGCACTGCTGACAGCAAACATGGACAAGCGATGATTCATGCCGGAGCAGATCGCGCTATTTTAGTAAGCAATGAGCAGCTACATACACCGACTGCCGAAAACTTCACACAAGCATTGATGCAAGTGATTAATGAAGAACAGCCAACAGGCATTGTATTTGGTCATACATCGATCGGAAAAGACGTCGCTCCACGTATTGCCGGAAGATTAAATGCGGCTTTGTTATCTGACGTTGTAAGTATTGAAGGGCAAAAGCAGGATGCAGTATTTACTAGACCGATATATGCCGGGAAAGCATTTGAAAAAACACAGGGGAAAACAGAAACAGTACTTGTGACAGTACGTCCGAACAATATTGAAGTATTACAAACTGATTCTTCTCGCCAAGGTGACATTACAGTGAAGGAAGTGGAATTGGTAGACTTGAAGACGGTAGTAAAAGAAGTCGTCCGCAAAGTTTCTTCAGGTATCGATTTATCGGAAGCGAAAGTCATTGTATCAGGCGGTCGCGGAATAAAAAGTGCAGATACATTTGAAATGCTGCGTGAGTTAGCGGAATTATTAGGCGGAACAGTTGGAGCTTCACGCGGTGCATGTGATGCAGGGTACTGCGATTATGCACTGCAAATCGGCCAAACAGGTAAAGTGGTTACACCGGATCTATATATTGCATGCGGAATATCCGGGGCCATTCAACATGTGGCGGGCATGTCCAATTCAAAAATTATTGTTGCGATCAACAAAGATCCGGAAGCAAATATATTCTCGATTGCAGACTACGGTATTGTCGGAGATTTATTCGAAGTGATTCCTCTATTGATTGAGGAATTAAAGCAGTCGTTGAAAGCAGTATAA
- a CDS encoding electron transfer flavoprotein subunit beta, protein MNIYVLLKSTFHTEEKIVIENGKIKDNEAEFIINPYDEYAVEEAILQRDAHGGKVVVVSVGGEDAEKQLRTALAMGADEAVLIEDEDVENGDASTTSRILAEYLKDKEPDLILAGNMAIDGGSGQVGPLVAELLAINAVTTITELAIEGGKANITRDVEGNSEIIEIPLPVLVTCQQGLNEPRYPSLPGIMKAKKKSLETLELDDLDLEDLEGLTETKEIYLPKPKSSGVILQGEPAKQVQELIQILRTDVKVI, encoded by the coding sequence ATGAATATTTATGTTCTATTAAAATCAACGTTTCATACGGAAGAAAAAATCGTGATCGAGAATGGGAAAATCAAAGACAATGAGGCCGAATTTATTATAAATCCATATGACGAATATGCGGTTGAAGAAGCGATTCTACAACGCGATGCACATGGCGGGAAAGTTGTCGTTGTTTCGGTAGGCGGAGAAGACGCGGAAAAACAGTTACGTACAGCATTGGCAATGGGTGCAGATGAAGCAGTCCTCATTGAAGATGAAGATGTTGAAAATGGTGATGCATCTACGACTTCACGTATTTTAGCGGAATACTTAAAAGACAAAGAACCGGATCTGATTTTAGCAGGAAATATGGCAATTGACGGTGGTTCAGGACAAGTTGGTCCATTAGTTGCCGAGTTATTAGCTATTAATGCTGTAACGACTATTACCGAGCTGGCTATTGAAGGCGGTAAAGCAAACATTACTCGTGATGTGGAAGGAAATAGTGAAATCATCGAAATCCCTTTACCGGTTTTAGTAACTTGTCAGCAAGGATTAAACGAACCGCGCTATCCTTCGCTACCGGGAATTATGAAGGCGAAGAAAAAATCACTTGAAACATTGGAACTGGATGACCTGGATTTAGAAGATCTCGAAGGGTTAACGGAAACAAAAGAGATTTATTTACCGAAACCGAAATCATCGGGCGTTATTTTACAGGGCGAGCCTGCGAAGCAAGTACAGGAATTAATTCAGATTTTACGTACGGACGTAAAAGTTATTTAA
- a CDS encoding acetyl-CoA acetyltransferase — translation MDVNLAKVFINTIKGELAMSNIVIIDSVRTAIGKLGGSLKDVEADYLGGTVLNEITRRTNIDAQLIDEIILGQGKQSTDTPNLARVASLRAQLPIEISGYTVHRQCGSGLQAINNAALQIGGGLADFIIAGGVESMSTAPYYIRNGRYGYGAGNGQILDPNTESQPRSQPIDQYGSFTMGETAENLAVKYSISREEQDEFAYRSQQLAHDAINKGIFKSEIVPYEIKQRKSTITFDTDEHPRLSSVEDLAKLKAVFKKDGTVTAGNSSGRNDGASALLIASEEAAQKHGFKPKARIIAQAAAGVSPEIMGIGPVPATQKALKQAGLTLQDVGIIELNEAFAAQSLAVIKEWGIPVDRINVNGGAIAFGHPIGATGAILMTKLLHEMERRGERYGLVTLCIAGGLGISTIVENLQV, via the coding sequence TTGGACGTAAATCTGGCGAAGGTTTTTATAAATACGATTAAAGGGGAACTTGCTATGTCAAACATTGTCATTATCGATTCGGTCCGAACAGCGATCGGAAAGCTGGGCGGGAGCCTGAAAGATGTAGAGGCCGATTATTTGGGCGGAACTGTACTCAATGAAATTACGCGCCGCACAAATATTGATGCACAGCTAATCGATGAAATCATTTTAGGACAGGGAAAACAAAGTACCGATACACCAAATTTAGCACGTGTAGCATCACTAAGAGCACAACTGCCAATAGAAATTTCAGGATACACGGTGCATCGCCAATGCGGATCTGGTTTACAGGCAATCAATAATGCGGCACTGCAAATCGGAGGAGGTTTGGCGGACTTTATTATCGCGGGTGGTGTAGAAAGCATGAGCACGGCACCATATTATATTCGCAACGGTCGCTACGGTTATGGAGCAGGCAACGGACAGATTTTGGATCCGAACACAGAAAGTCAGCCCCGTTCACAGCCGATAGATCAATACGGTTCTTTTACAATGGGAGAAACTGCTGAAAATTTAGCCGTTAAGTACAGTATTTCACGTGAGGAGCAAGATGAATTCGCGTACCGCAGCCAACAACTGGCACATGATGCAATTAATAAAGGCATTTTCAAATCTGAAATCGTGCCATATGAAATTAAACAAAGAAAATCGACCATCACCTTTGATACGGACGAGCACCCACGTTTATCGAGTGTAGAAGATTTGGCAAAACTTAAAGCGGTATTTAAAAAAGACGGGACTGTAACTGCCGGCAATAGTAGCGGAAGAAATGACGGTGCTTCTGCATTATTAATCGCATCAGAAGAAGCAGCCCAAAAACACGGTTTTAAACCGAAAGCTCGTATTATTGCCCAGGCTGCAGCCGGTGTATCACCGGAAATCATGGGTATTGGCCCGGTGCCGGCGACACAAAAAGCATTGAAACAAGCCGGACTTACTTTACAGGACGTCGGAATAATCGAGTTAAATGAAGCTTTCGCTGCACAGTCGCTCGCGGTTATTAAAGAGTGGGGCATTCCGGTTGACCGGATTAACGTAAATGGTGGGGCCATTGCATTTGGTCACCCGATTGGAGCAACAGGGGCAATTTTAATGACAAAATTGCTTCATGAGATGGAGCGCCGAGGAGAACGGTACGGTCTTGTTACATTATGTATTGCAGGCGGTTTAGGAATCTCTACAATTGTTGAGAATTTACAAGTATAG
- a CDS encoding 3-hydroxybutyryl-CoA dehydrogenase (converts (S)-3-hydroxybutanoyl-CoA to 3-acetoacetyl-CoA), whose protein sequence is MKMKTISVIGAGVMGRGIAYSAALANFNVTLHDISEQSLQNAKEQIEKDLNKSIDRGYANEEDRQPIANIQYTTSLEEAGQKADLVIEAVLEDMALKIEVFQKLDQLCPPHTILATNTSTMSPTEIGAQTKRASQTIAMHFFNPVPRMKLVEVVRGLDTSDETYEKVKQAALQMNKEVVEVNEFPGFVTSRMNCLIGNEAMNMLMEGVASAEDIDKALKLGLNHPMGPLELADLVGLDSRLRNMQYLYETLGEKYRPCPLLTKYVKAGKLGRKSGEGFYKYD, encoded by the coding sequence TTGAAAATGAAAACGATTTCTGTAATTGGAGCAGGTGTAATGGGAAGAGGAATCGCCTATTCTGCTGCATTAGCAAATTTTAACGTAACACTGCATGATATTTCAGAACAAAGTCTTCAAAATGCAAAAGAGCAAATTGAGAAAGATTTAAACAAATCGATTGATAGAGGCTATGCAAATGAAGAAGATCGCCAACCTATCGCCAATATTCAATATACAACGAGTTTAGAAGAGGCAGGGCAGAAAGCGGATTTAGTTATCGAAGCAGTCCTTGAAGATATGGCATTGAAAATCGAAGTATTCCAGAAACTCGATCAGCTTTGTCCGCCGCATACAATTTTGGCGACGAATACTTCCACGATGAGTCCGACTGAAATCGGGGCTCAAACGAAAAGGGCGAGCCAAACGATTGCGATGCATTTTTTCAATCCAGTACCGCGCATGAAACTTGTTGAAGTCGTTCGTGGTTTGGATACATCCGATGAAACATATGAAAAAGTGAAACAGGCAGCACTTCAAATGAATAAGGAAGTTGTTGAAGTGAATGAATTCCCGGGGTTTGTAACAAGCCGCATGAACTGTCTGATCGGCAATGAAGCGATGAACATGCTGATGGAAGGGGTTGCATCAGCTGAAGATATCGACAAAGCTTTGAAACTAGGATTAAACCATCCGATGGGTCCATTGGAATTAGCCGATCTGGTCGGGTTGGATTCAAGATTGCGCAACATGCAATATTTGTATGAAACGCTCGGTGAAAAATACAGACCATGTCCATTGCTCACAAAGTATGTGAAGGCAGGGAAGCTTGGACGTAAATCTGGCGAAGGTTTTTATAAATACGATTAA
- a CDS encoding enoyl-CoA hydratase, producing the protein MNFQNIIVAKEQHIGIITINRPEVRNALDSFTYEEIEQAMKKFEKDEQVIVVILTGSGEKAFASGADIGQLQQRRFADALEPGLQGLCKTIEESGKIIIAAVNGYALGGGCELALACDIRIASNTAKFGLPELNLGIIPGGGGTQRLSRIIGKGRALDMILTGAIINADRAEQIGLVSKVVQSGSLLEETIDYTKSIVSKGPLALKLVKAVVHQGFDLNLEAALKLEKLTQAIVFESEDKLEGTTAFLEKRESHFVGK; encoded by the coding sequence ATGAATTTTCAAAATATTATTGTCGCTAAAGAGCAGCATATAGGGATTATTACAATCAATCGACCTGAAGTACGAAATGCATTGGACTCATTTACTTATGAAGAAATTGAACAGGCAATGAAAAAGTTTGAAAAAGATGAACAAGTCATCGTTGTTATTTTGACAGGAAGCGGAGAAAAAGCTTTTGCTTCCGGTGCAGATATCGGCCAACTCCAGCAAAGACGCTTCGCGGATGCATTAGAACCTGGTCTGCAAGGATTATGCAAAACAATTGAAGAGAGCGGTAAAATTATCATCGCTGCTGTGAATGGCTATGCATTAGGCGGTGGATGTGAATTGGCGCTTGCATGTGATATTCGAATTGCTTCAAATACAGCAAAGTTTGGTCTTCCGGAATTGAACTTGGGGATTATACCAGGCGGGGGCGGCACACAACGCTTATCAAGAATCATAGGAAAAGGCAGAGCATTGGATATGATTTTGACAGGAGCCATCATCAATGCTGACAGAGCGGAACAGATTGGCTTAGTGTCAAAGGTTGTTCAGTCAGGTTCATTACTGGAAGAAACGATTGACTATACAAAGTCGATTGTTTCAAAAGGGCCGCTTGCATTGAAACTGGTCAAAGCTGTCGTTCATCAAGGCTTTGATCTGAATTTGGAAGCTGCATTAAAACTGGAAAAGCTTACACAGGCAATCGTATTTGAAAGCGAAGATAAATTGGAAGGTACAACAGCTTTCCTGGAAAAAAGAGAATCCCATTTCGTAGGAAAGTAA
- a CDS encoding RNA polymerase sigma-54 factor: MNFNVNLTQTLTQKLSMEQVQHLAILQLSSVELESYIREKANENPLLTLIEANLQSMDNLIELSSIHTSYRSGNYANSEFLQSLIVEKHSDVDFLIEQIPLNMNLSPTDLKILKYLIDHLDHNYFLDVDLNEVADKFDVDLFHTENILQLLQTFEPIGVGARDLKEFLLLQVQNDPDAPCLAADFICNHLEKVANLSIKFLSSYYKISVKETQNIIFYIKSLRPVPSVQNPASEEYIIPDISVEKIKNEWIINTQSQLKSSLTINEEYVELLKQNDENESYFQDCLKDVMLLMYGIEQRDRTLYKLTRTLLTIQSDFFEKGMESLEPINLKDIAVLLDLHESTISRAIKNKYLKTPHGIYSFKSLFPKGIANKSGKKDSVMLIKQKIANYVDNEDKDSPLTDQQITEKLLQEDIKISRRTVAKYREALNILNSDKRIYLYRQ, encoded by the coding sequence ATGAATTTTAATGTGAACCTAACACAGACGCTTACTCAAAAACTTTCTATGGAGCAAGTCCAGCATTTAGCGATTTTACAGCTCTCGTCAGTAGAATTAGAATCTTACATACGTGAGAAAGCCAATGAAAATCCGTTGCTTACACTAATCGAAGCCAATTTGCAGTCGATGGATAACTTAATTGAATTATCATCCATTCATACTAGTTATCGGTCCGGCAACTATGCCAACAGTGAATTTTTGCAAAGCCTGATCGTCGAAAAACATTCGGATGTAGATTTTCTTATTGAACAGATTCCGTTAAACATGAACCTTTCACCAACAGATCTGAAAATATTAAAATATTTAATTGACCATCTTGATCACAATTATTTTTTAGATGTGGATTTGAATGAAGTTGCCGACAAATTCGATGTTGACCTGTTTCATACTGAAAACATATTGCAACTTCTCCAAACTTTTGAACCGATTGGGGTAGGGGCAAGAGATTTAAAGGAGTTTTTGCTGCTGCAAGTCCAGAACGATCCAGATGCTCCGTGTTTGGCAGCGGACTTTATTTGCAACCATTTAGAAAAGGTCGCCAATCTATCGATTAAATTTTTAAGCAGCTATTACAAAATTTCAGTTAAAGAAACACAGAATATTATTTTTTATATTAAAAGCCTGAGACCCGTTCCTTCTGTCCAAAATCCTGCAAGCGAAGAATATATCATTCCTGATATATCCGTGGAAAAAATAAAGAATGAGTGGATTATTAATACACAAAGCCAACTAAAATCATCTTTGACCATCAACGAGGAATATGTGGAACTACTAAAACAGAATGATGAAAACGAAAGCTATTTTCAAGATTGTTTAAAGGATGTCATGCTTTTAATGTACGGAATAGAACAGCGAGACCGCACTTTATATAAACTAACAAGAACATTGCTCACTATTCAGTCCGACTTTTTTGAGAAAGGTATGGAAAGTTTGGAACCTATTAATTTAAAAGACATTGCAGTATTGCTCGATCTGCATGAATCCACAATAAGCCGGGCCATCAAAAATAAATATTTAAAGACACCACATGGCATTTATTCGTTCAAATCTCTGTTTCCGAAAGGGATTGCGAACAAATCCGGCAAAAAGGATTCGGTTATGCTGATCAAACAAAAAATAGCCAACTATGTCGACAATGAGGATAAGGATTCACCTCTGACTGATCAGCAAATTACCGAGAAACTGTTACAGGAAGATATAAAGATTTCACGCAGAACGGTCGCTAAATACAGAGAGGCATTAAATATTCTCAATTCGGATAAACGAATTTATTTGTACCGGCAATAA
- a CDS encoding 3-alpha-hydroxysteroid dehydrogenase has protein sequence MGKLEGKVAIITGAARGQGAAHAKAFIEEGAKVAITDILSEEGAQLAEQLGAENCKFYKHDVTNLKEWESIVSDVENTFGPVNILINNAGIGLKKSIVDMTEEEYRKIIDVNQVSVFLGMKSVIPSMLKMNSGSIVNISSIAGLLGSKDGSVAYDASKFAVTGMTKSIGLEMAHTGIRVNSVHPGIIMTPMVMTKDENPTVTDSIGKLLNHVPMKRGATPEEVTKLVLFLASDDSSYSTASEFVIDGGLTANRYG, from the coding sequence TTGGGTAAATTGGAAGGAAAAGTAGCGATTATAACAGGTGCTGCTCGTGGACAAGGCGCTGCTCATGCAAAAGCATTTATCGAAGAAGGTGCAAAAGTAGCGATCACTGATATTTTATCGGAAGAAGGCGCACAACTGGCCGAACAACTTGGAGCGGAAAATTGCAAGTTTTATAAACATGATGTGACGAACTTAAAAGAATGGGAATCGATTGTTTCCGATGTTGAAAACACATTCGGACCCGTAAATATATTAATCAATAATGCTGGAATTGGTTTGAAGAAATCGATTGTCGATATGACCGAAGAAGAATACCGGAAAATTATCGATGTCAATCAAGTAAGTGTCTTTCTTGGAATGAAGTCAGTAATTCCATCAATGCTTAAAATGAACAGCGGATCGATTGTAAATATTTCATCTATCGCAGGGCTTTTAGGGAGTAAAGATGGTTCTGTTGCATATGATGCATCTAAATTTGCTGTTACCGGAATGACCAAATCTATCGGCCTTGAGATGGCGCATACGGGAATCCGAGTTAACTCAGTTCATCCCGGTATTATTATGACGCCAATGGTTATGACAAAAGACGAAAATCCTACTGTTACGGATTCAATTGGCAAACTGTTGAACCATGTCCCTATGAAACGGGGGGCTACACCTGAGGAAGTAACGAAGCTTGTGCTGTTTTTAGCAAGTGATGACTCCAGCTATTCAACAGCATCAGAGTTTGTAATTGATGGCGGTTTGACAGCCAACCGATACGGGTGA
- a CDS encoding acyl-CoA thioesterase, which produces MEESKPCNASRVIRSSRVFPNDFNNHNTLFGGRLLSDMDQVASISAAKHSRRECVTASVDTVEFLTPIRPEEAVTFESFVVWTGTSSMEVFIKVHAENMRTGESKIAAISYFTFIALDSAGQPTKIPQVYPETIEERYLYEKSKQRTNYRNDKRVFNKETVSYLRKNHSWMA; this is translated from the coding sequence ATGGAAGAGTCAAAACCTTGTAATGCTTCAAGAGTCATTCGTTCAAGTCGGGTGTTCCCGAATGATTTTAATAATCATAATACTTTATTTGGTGGCAGGCTGTTGAGCGATATGGACCAAGTAGCCTCAATATCTGCGGCAAAGCATAGCAGACGAGAATGTGTCACGGCATCGGTTGATACAGTAGAGTTTTTAACACCGATCCGTCCGGAAGAAGCCGTTACCTTCGAGTCATTTGTAGTTTGGACGGGGACGAGCTCGATGGAAGTGTTTATAAAAGTGCATGCCGAAAATATGCGGACAGGAGAAAGCAAGATTGCGGCGATTTCCTATTTTACATTTATAGCGCTTGATTCAGCCGGGCAACCTACTAAAATTCCACAAGTTTATCCGGAAACAATCGAAGAACGCTATTTATATGAAAAATCCAAACAGCGCACGAACTACCGGAATGATAAACGGGTTTTCAATAAAGAAACAGTGAGTTACCTTCGAAAAAATCATTCTTGGATGGCGTAA